One genomic window of Cystobacter ferrugineus includes the following:
- a CDS encoding ribonuclease J: MLHVIPLGGLGEIGLNAMVIACRGEMLLIDCGLMFPPVSSQGVDVIVPDFTHLRKNASLLKGIVLTHGHEDHIGALPFLLNEVKVPVYATRFTLGMLRHRLHELGVEADLREIEPRNPFRVGSHFTVEACRVTHTVPDAVGYIVRTPEGPVIHTGDFKLDPDPIDGLRTDLERWGELGDEGVLCLLSDSTNSERTHETGSERDVERTFERLFRDVKGRIVVGMFASNLHRVRHVLELAQKLERSVVPLGRSMMRNIEMARELGYLPGITDSLFVPLEHATVLPPERTLVLATGSQAEPRSGLSQLASGDGPLRLGPGDLVVLSARAIPGNERAVSGLIDQLLWRGARVVYPDLEPGVHVSGHASQPQQRRVLELVRPKNFVPIHGEYHHLHRHLNTARECGLAPEQLLLAQDGDLLAFEEGRGHFAGSVPTGRIYRDRFGQGQVTPEILQERTRLAETGIILAALVIERASLNVLTGPQLTSQGLNLDEQVLLTRVAEDARGFFLEMSRELRGDDARVREELVKAVRRAFRLYSTKRPVVVPMVLKV, encoded by the coding sequence ATGCTCCACGTCATCCCCCTGGGTGGGCTCGGAGAGATTGGCCTCAACGCGATGGTCATCGCCTGCCGCGGGGAGATGCTCCTCATCGACTGTGGCTTGATGTTCCCGCCGGTGAGCAGCCAGGGCGTGGACGTCATCGTCCCGGACTTCACCCACCTGCGAAAGAACGCCTCCCTCCTCAAAGGAATCGTCCTCACCCATGGCCATGAGGACCACATCGGTGCCCTGCCCTTCCTGCTGAACGAGGTGAAGGTCCCCGTCTACGCCACCCGCTTCACGCTCGGCATGCTGCGCCACCGGCTCCACGAGCTGGGCGTGGAGGCGGACCTGCGGGAGATCGAGCCGCGCAACCCCTTCCGCGTGGGCAGCCACTTCACCGTGGAGGCCTGCCGCGTCACCCACACGGTGCCCGATGCCGTGGGCTACATCGTCCGCACCCCCGAGGGCCCCGTCATCCACACCGGCGACTTCAAGCTGGATCCGGATCCCATCGACGGCCTGCGCACGGACCTGGAGCGCTGGGGCGAGCTGGGAGACGAGGGCGTGCTCTGTCTCCTGTCCGACTCCACCAACTCCGAGCGCACCCACGAGACGGGCAGCGAGCGCGACGTGGAGCGCACCTTCGAGCGGCTCTTCCGGGACGTGAAGGGCCGCATCGTGGTGGGCATGTTCGCCTCCAACCTGCACCGCGTGCGGCACGTGCTGGAGCTCGCCCAGAAGCTCGAGCGCAGCGTGGTGCCGCTCGGCCGCAGCATGATGCGCAACATCGAGATGGCGCGCGAACTGGGCTACCTGCCCGGCATCACCGACTCGCTCTTCGTTCCGCTCGAGCACGCCACCGTGCTGCCCCCCGAGCGCACGCTGGTGCTCGCCACGGGCTCCCAGGCCGAGCCCCGCTCGGGCCTGTCCCAGCTCGCCTCGGGGGATGGCCCCCTGCGCCTGGGTCCGGGAGACCTCGTCGTGCTGAGCGCCCGCGCCATCCCCGGCAACGAGCGCGCCGTGTCCGGGCTCATCGATCAGCTCCTGTGGCGCGGCGCCCGCGTCGTCTACCCGGACCTGGAGCCCGGAGTGCACGTGTCCGGCCACGCGAGCCAACCCCAGCAACGGCGCGTGCTGGAGCTGGTGCGTCCCAAGAACTTCGTCCCCATTCATGGGGAATACCACCACCTGCACCGACACCTGAACACGGCGAGGGAGTGTGGGCTCGCACCCGAGCAGCTCCTGCTGGCGCAGGATGGGGATCTGCTCGCGTTCGAGGAGGGCCGGGGGCACTTCGCCGGCAGTGTGCCCACCGGGCGCATCTACCGGGATCGCTTCGGCCAGGGGCAGGTGACGCCGGAGATCCTCCAGGAGCGCACCCGGCTGGCCGAGACGGGCATCATCCTGGCGGCGCTCGTCATCGAGCGGGCGAGCCTCAACGTGCTGACGGGCCCCCAGCTCACGTCCCAGGGGCTCAACCTGGACGAGCAGGTGCTGCTGACGCGGGTGGCGGAGGACGCCCGGGGCTTCTTCCTGGAGATGTCGCGGGAGTTGAGGGGGGACGACGCCCGGGTGCGGGAGGAGCTGGTGAAGGCCGTGCGGCGGGCCTTCCGCCTCTACAGCACCAAGCGGCCGGTGGTGGTGCCGATGGTCCTCAAGGTGTGA
- a CDS encoding AAA family ATPase: protein MKLRIEKLGRIQKADFDIRPLTVLIGPNNTNKTWTAYVLYGLLQTFSRKLSVALFPSSPSGNTKKRFREALTPLLESMNDKSAPMRVTLSLAAHSLGLNSNVLDRVVFDADNIGFALGVTPGRVPEAHAVIELSRTELATSIVSLDLTFERSLSRLQVKTHRLRRSPDGHAEESSTLVSLVSEQWTEQKILDVIGEQTLSLIENVVVFPAERNGILPIWPLIPESDRLDVPLPVKDFGRFLAVAQTAAPVGTMNASQNHLALLLKKVVGGEIAYSAEAETKRLVFRSGTVEVPIHAAASLSRAVAGLSLYIERFFQPDDVLIIDELEMNAHPQAQVALTEFIAALVNAGIRVVFTTHSPYVVDHLNNLMEAARAPEARREELARKFSLGTTSSFISPEKVSVYAFQEESPEGEVTVRDVLNRQTGLIDWSTFSRVSEHITNLYGDILRASEGEA, encoded by the coding sequence GTGAAACTCAGGATCGAGAAGCTCGGGCGTATCCAGAAGGCGGATTTCGACATCCGTCCGCTCACAGTGCTCATCGGCCCCAACAATACGAACAAGACCTGGACCGCGTACGTGCTGTATGGGCTTCTACAAACGTTCTCAAGGAAGCTGAGTGTTGCTCTATTCCCGAGCAGCCCGAGCGGCAATACGAAAAAGCGGTTCCGAGAGGCATTGACTCCTTTGCTGGAGTCCATGAACGACAAGTCAGCGCCCATGCGAGTCACACTCTCGCTCGCAGCCCATTCTTTGGGCTTGAATTCCAATGTGCTAGATAGGGTTGTTTTCGACGCGGACAACATTGGCTTCGCGCTTGGCGTAACACCGGGACGAGTACCAGAGGCTCATGCTGTAATTGAGCTGTCGCGTACGGAACTCGCGACGTCCATCGTGTCATTGGATCTCACCTTCGAGCGTTCATTGAGTCGCTTGCAGGTCAAGACTCACCGCCTTCGGCGCTCTCCTGATGGCCATGCTGAAGAGTCGAGTACCCTCGTCAGTCTTGTCAGTGAGCAATGGACCGAGCAGAAAATCCTCGACGTGATCGGCGAACAGACCTTGAGTCTGATCGAGAACGTGGTGGTGTTCCCTGCTGAGCGAAATGGAATTCTGCCTATCTGGCCGCTCATTCCTGAGTCCGACCGCTTGGACGTACCGCTCCCCGTGAAGGATTTTGGGCGTTTCCTCGCGGTAGCACAGACCGCGGCGCCCGTGGGCACCATGAACGCGTCGCAAAACCACCTCGCCTTGTTGTTGAAGAAGGTTGTTGGTGGAGAGATCGCCTACTCGGCGGAGGCAGAAACCAAGCGCTTGGTCTTCCGCAGTGGGACGGTGGAAGTCCCCATCCACGCGGCGGCCTCGTTGAGCCGTGCCGTCGCGGGCCTCTCCCTCTACATCGAGCGCTTCTTCCAGCCGGACGACGTGCTCATCATCGACGAACTGGAGATGAACGCGCACCCCCAGGCTCAGGTCGCGCTCACGGAGTTCATCGCGGCGCTCGTGAACGCCGGAATCCGGGTGGTGTTCACGACGCACAGCCCCTACGTGGTGGACCATTTGAACAACCTGATGGAGGCCGCCCGTGCCCCCGAGGCGCGTCGCGAGGAACTGGCACGCAAGTTCTCGCTGGGGACCACCTCCAGCTTCATCTCCCCGGAAAAGGTCTCGGTCTATGCGTTCCAGGAGGAGTCTCCCGAGGGTGAGGTCACCGTTCGGGACGTGCTGAACCGGCAGACAGGCCTCATCGACTGGTCCACGTTCAGCCGGGTGAGCGAGCACATCACCAACCTCTACGGCGACATCCTGCGAGCCTCCGAGGGCGAGGCGTGA